Part of the Fervidobacterium sp. genome, GAATCCTTAGGAAGGGAGAGGATGAAGTGTATGGGTGCTCGCGTTTTGATAGTGGATGATGCGGCTTTTATGAGGATGATGTTAAGGGATATATTAACTAAGAACGGTTATGAGGTTGCGGGTGAGGCAGAGAACGGAGTGCAGGCTGTTGAGAGA contains:
- the cheY gene encoding chemotaxis protein CheY yields the protein MGARVLIVDDAAFMRMMLRDILTKNGYEVAGEAENGVQAVER